In the Acidimicrobiia bacterium genome, one interval contains:
- a CDS encoding threonine/serine dehydratase: MISRSDVLAAAETIRGHIRRTPVVDLDGITLKLELLQHTGSFKPRGTFNKVLRDGCGPEGLIAASGGNHGLAVAYAAKQLGVPAEIFVPTISSPTKVARLRSLEATVHVGGSVYAEALLKAQARQAQTGALAVHAYDDPLVIAGQGTVGAELHEQAGDLDVVLVAVGGGGLASGIAAFYGSDVQVVAVETEHTNAYAAAVAAGRPVVVDRVDGPAAGSLGASSIGVLAFDILQANQVPSLLVSDRWVLIAQQMLWTDFHLVVEPGGAAALAVVLSGAYVPEESRRVGVVVCGSNTDPQTVIA, translated from the coding sequence ATGATCAGCCGTTCTGACGTTCTCGCCGCCGCAGAGACAATCAGGGGCCACATTCGCAGGACTCCGGTTGTCGACCTCGATGGGATAACTCTGAAACTCGAGTTACTCCAACACACCGGGTCTTTCAAGCCTCGGGGGACGTTCAACAAGGTTTTGCGAGATGGCTGTGGCCCAGAGGGCCTCATTGCCGCCTCGGGTGGGAATCACGGCCTGGCAGTAGCCTACGCCGCCAAGCAGCTTGGGGTACCGGCCGAGATTTTTGTGCCGACGATCTCATCGCCGACAAAAGTGGCCCGGCTTCGTTCATTGGAGGCCACAGTTCATGTGGGTGGTTCTGTATATGCCGAAGCGCTTCTCAAGGCACAAGCCCGGCAGGCCCAGACCGGGGCGCTTGCCGTGCACGCCTATGACGATCCGTTGGTGATCGCCGGCCAGGGCACGGTTGGCGCTGAGCTACATGAACAGGCGGGAGACCTCGACGTGGTCCTGGTGGCGGTTGGCGGCGGGGGCTTGGCATCTGGGATCGCCGCCTTTTACGGATCTGATGTGCAGGTCGTCGCCGTTGAGACCGAGCACACCAATGCGTATGCGGCTGCCGTCGCCGCCGGGCGGCCGGTCGTCGTTGATCGTGTGGATGGTCCGGCGGCCGGCTCCCTCGGCGCCAGTTCCATTGGTGTCCTGGCCTTCGATATTCTGCAGGCCAACCAGGTTCCATCTTTGTTGGTGAGCGACCGATGGGTACTGATCGCCCAGCAAATGCTGTGGACGGACTTTCACCTTGTCGTAGAGCCCGGCGGTGCGGCGGCGTTGGCAGTGGTGTTGTCCGGTGCATATGTTCCTGAGGAATCGCGCAGGGTTGGGGTGGTTGTCTGCGGATCGAATACCGATCCGCAGACGGTGATCGCCTAA